The DNA region AGTACAatacttattatttttctctaacAAATAGTTTAGACCCCATCTGAATGCTTTGATTCACCAAATTAGTCTTAGGACTGTTATCTCAGTGCTGAAAGTGTAAATTGCCTGTGAAGTTTGTTGTGACTTGGTCTTGCCTGATATAAATAAGTATTGCTGCAAGCTAGTGAAAATGCAAATATTTCAAAAGCGGCCTATTCTCTTGCTTGATTGCAAAGTTGACATTTTTTTGTAGGATAGTCTAACAGTATAGTGTATAGATCTCATCTGCGTGCTCTGTCATGATATTGCAGGTGGAAGCGTCAGTTTTTTTTGCATGTGTGCTGGTGGTTAATGTTTAATGACATTTACAATATTAGTAATACTGTATTACCATACATTCTTTCTGCACACACATGGTCATGATTCCTGATGGATtatcttcctttctttctcctttcttttgCTGTAGCCTCTTCATTCGGATGTCTTTTGCAGTCTTCTTGTTCTTCCGTTAATCAAAAGTTATTTTGAGAGGAGCAGTACTTATTACGCATgttattttacacaattttatatgCCCAAAAAACAACTGAAATTTGTGAgattttcaagttcaagtgaaGTCCTGAATTTAGTTGCTTTTTTGCGTGTATAAAATGGTATAAAATAACAAATGTGTAACAAGTTTAACCTATTTcaaaaatcttttaaatttgttcAAGGAGTTAAGGGATTAAGGTTTTTGCCATGGAATATTCAAGTTACTGAATCAATGTAGTTGCCAATTTTGCGTATCTTGCCTCGAATGTTAATATCAAATAATGGATTGCTAGTATCGCAGTTGGGAGGTACCAATTGCTGAAGACCAAACTGGTGCATTATTGCCTATAGTCTATAAGGTTTAGGATTTAAGGTTCACTATTTGTTGGGTACAAGCAGTGGCGGCTCTGCAAATTGCTTTTAGGGTGATCACAAAGAAACTTAGTTTATACAAtatctaataataaaataacttgaatatatcatcctcacaaaaaaaaaaaaaaatgcaaatacatGATACAATTTCTTTCTACTAACAAAGAGACAAAGATAAATTGAGAATATTGAAATGAGAgtaataaagtgagagagagttgcaatgatgagagagagagagagagagagagagagatggtagTTGCTACAACTATAAGCCGAGTTATAAGGAGAGCAAAATTATTGCAACGGCAAACTAAACTGTAACTATCGGTAACACCAAGAAGAATTTATAACCACAATATTTCTTTttgtacatttaaaaaaaaaaaagaaatatgaaattagagattatttttatgtaatgggTTGAAtgagttacaaatttgaatgattagattttttttgttttttaacaagcttattgttgaataatttttttacttattattgtttgatattgtcttgtttttgtttgatttttctttttttgttatttgggaaaatttttattgttgttatttaaacccataaattttgtgtttaaggggttaaggaCTATTTTTGAGGAgccaaaattattttgaagtaatgttacgtctacaacattttcacaataagtCTTATACGACAATTTGTTATCAGTGGGTTAAAACGTGATGTGAGTATTGagctcaaattagaattagtaataatttaccacgtaagatttattgtaaaattattgtaaaaatattgtgaatgtggTCTTtgtcttatttttgttgaactcaaaattttttaatttattctcaAGCCAAggtgttcaacatttttattaggtgatcaaaataggttaatttagtatataaatttttttttgcaagtatatatatacaattttttgcAAGTCAGGGTGGTCATGTGACCACCATGACTTTAATATAGAGCGGCCCCTAGGTACAAGGACTTAGGATTTAGGGTTTACACATAAAAGTGTTTACTTTCCTTTGGGTTTTAGGTTTCATTTGGTTGGGGGATGGAAAATGATGGGAATTGAAAAGTGgagaaataaaaaacttttttgcttagttgagaagaaaaatgaaaggacattaaaagtaaatttacttttatgcccctattatattaaaaaaaaaattggtttgtaagaagtatttttttttaattactacaaACTTACAAACTAACACAACTAATAAAACATTTATCAATGATAGGATTTAGGATTTAAGGGTTACTAGTCTCTAAACCACGTAATGCACGAaacagttacaatttttttttcttcaataaagaGTTTGGAATTTCTTCCAACTACAcaacaaaaacatcaacataaaGAACTTGCTTCGTTTAGccttattttgttatattaactattttGAGTGTTTGTATGAAAATATATGTGATAATTCTTGTTAGTGAATGAAAAagacaatatatttatttataaagcaATTTCCACAATGGTATGTTGAATAAATTACACATTGCAGCTGAGCTTCACAtgttaatagaaaaaaaaaaaaaaaaactttcatgtGCTAAGGtcaatcatttaaaaatttaagagaaCCATAATTATGTGTAAGTTATTTTGGTCTTCATATtcaaattatatcatatcaaaACACTAAAAGTGTGTAATTCACTCAGAAAACTAGAATACTAGctaaggaagaaaaaagaacataaaaaataataataccacaaattattaaattaaacaattaaaaataatattatcattttttgttatctatattttttaagtaaattaagATTAAGAACAAATAATCTCAACTCAAACATGTCTTTTCCCATTCAAAATGAACCAAATTGGACTAAATGGACTGAAATGGATCGAATCATTGgccacattacttttttttttctaattattgatttgtttttctaattttttgataatattaaatatattaaccaaatgactttacacattcatcttaaatgttttttttttaaattttttccctaATAATATCTTGGAcggtataatatatttaatattatatataaaaaaaacttaaggaacatattaataaaaatgtgaaaacaCCATTTTAGTGCCTActgtaagtacacaattgcacctggacccaaagaaggttatgggctcaggcccaatgagccttaaacgatgaaatttgtagagtgtgggtttgaaatctagattaaaggtactgagaacttaataataggcttttataaataaatactggtaaataacaaatgataattgcaaatgggtctcctcagacttgagccgaggactacttctttactatttctctttcttccttaaagattacaattcttcctCCCTTTTTTAGTTACagaccccccttaaatacttcattccctgatactttttggacagtgactagaagtttcagccctactgttcaggggtcacttccccattaatgaggccagggaggtaggtgcagagcctttaatgcggaggtgacagcctttactcttgatattatCTTTAACACtagtgcatctagaaggttcagggtgtccccctttaaccatcaatctttccagagttgtgccttgaccttcataatgaagttttgagttctcttggatttgtccgaggagaagctcacCCTCGGTtgtatcctcggatcctcggcgtatgggccaattcatAAAGTTTAATTCTgaagcaggtcggccctccatgctacagtccaaaggcccatatgcccacttgagtccttttactccccacacctaCATTTTGAAGTTACAGTCATTTTGGTCTctacaattttcaatttgcacTCAGTTTAATCCATACCGTTAATTCACTAACGAAAAATGCCTACATGGCAAATGATTTGCACAATTAGCAtgcataatataaaaatattagataGAATGCTGATAAGTCTAAATTTTAGTGGTTGATGTGGCCACATTAGCATTTagatgacaaaaaaaaaggcCACATAAACTTTTAAgtacatatttttctttctttttttaccaatctttttttcctttctttatttcttcttttaatattcttacaatttttttatccatttagaattgcattttaattttctcaatattattttttaatttcttgctaAACAAATAGAATTTCATTCCAAttcatttcttgcaatttcTTGATATCCAAACAGTAATCTAGTCCAACAATTCCAGAACAACACATATCACATTATTTCTAACCTTCAATTTGGCTTTCAATCACTGTGAATCTTATGCCGTTGATCAAGAAGGATAAAATTAATTCCATAAATTTCAGCCAAAATCCCAAATGAAaactaaaccccaaacccagaTTCCCCATAACCATTCATCCAGCATTACAGACCCGGATCTCTTTGTCTCAAGCCCGACCCGTAAGAACCTAGCCCCTTGTTGCTGCCGCCTTGTCAAGTGTTGATGAGAGATTGGTGGAAGAACATAGCTGACACAATGGAGTAACGAGATGCGTGTGATCTGGAAATTAAAAGAGAGGTGGAGATGAAGATGAGTGGTTTGGTGGATTTGGGTAAGGTTTGGGGTTTAGTTTAAACTAGTCGCGGACCCCGCGTGTTGCACGTGATAATATTTTTAGGGTAGTCtctcattaatatatatatatatatatatatatatatatatatatattgtgtgtgtgtgtgtgtgtgtgtgtgtgtgtgtgtatgtgtgtgtgtgtgtgtttttcaattttgactaatttaataaataataatgtaattcataattatattttcatttattatagcAATAATcacaaatgtaatatatataatttctatcctaccaaaataaaaactatacaCTTTTTCTTAAGAATTCAAAAAGtaagtaaaaatattaattttttaataaattttttttataaaattttgtgtatcatcaaaaagtatataaaatataaaaattattcttttagtttaaataaactttctcaaaccaaattttttggtaactaaaaaattaatgaaactcatcaaaaaaacaatttaaaataaaaaagaaagggaaaaataaaatattgtaaccatttttccttaaaaaaaaaagagtacaattccaaaggggaaaaaagtagagaatttttttttacaaaaagaagaagtattgtGTTAATGTTGTCATAATCTAATGTAACTTCTAATCCAatatgtgaaaaataaattgataaaaaaataattttaaacacaaaattgaattttttttcctataaatctCAAAGAATACATTAATAAGCTAAAACAATTACCCATAAATCAGTTAGGGACAATTACACTAATAAGCTAAAACAGTTagggagaattttttttcctataaatctcaaagaataacataaaatattcataaacaTTTAAAACAATTACCCAAGCATCTAAGAAcatcatataaaaaatacataaaaatttactactaatttgttaaacaaattaattttaaatagtgAAAGAAAATTCTACAAAGACCATTGTCTTCAACTGAACTTACTGTTCTTTGCCAGCTTGTTTAAACTATCTTGTGATTTTCCAAATCAGCTAAAACCTAACAACACAAaatataacatattataatatgatttttttccaaattagaTCAACAATGAACACTATTCATTAAAAGTATTAAGAgttgtaaataaaatgataaaagaatATTTGCATCAAGAAACACATATGAATtagaattctaaaaaatatttgcatCAAAGGTAGAAttcaaaaaaacacaaatattcaTCAATCTAAGGTAGAAatgcaacaaaaataataataaaaaatccaacaaacaatgaaaaaaaaaaattgagagagagagagagagagaaccctTTTTGTATAGGAAAagtatgcatagaatgaaagagagtggcaaatttataataagaggatgagaataagaagagccaaaataaaggaagataaaaaggtaaaataatATTCTAATTTAAAACCACTCAAGAGGAATATATGTAGACAAcacttttgttttgattttccattgatttattatttagttataacatcaaaattaaagtagatgaatatgtaaaattaaaaccgcctaaaatgaatttgtaaagttaatatatttatatagttaatattgtaaacaaaaattgaacttttaattataacatcaaaattaaagtagatgaatatgtaaagttaaaaccgcCTAAAATGAATTCGTAAAGttaatatatttgtaaagttaatattgtaaaaataaaaaataaacttaaaaaataaatatgaaaaaggcTAATGATGTGGCGGATGAGGTGGCTTAACAGgagcataaaaataataatgcttCAGTTTTTagacatatatagatatagatttagAATTTGGGTTATCTGGCCATGAATAACAGATAACAAAAGATTAGAGAGGGAGGTGAAAGCTTAGAGAATTTTTGGATAACAAAATGAAAGCTTAGAGATGAGCTTGAGCATAAATAAGAAGAAGCCAGCTGCCAGGCCAGACGTGTCCTTCTTGTGATATACTATTGTgggtttcttaaaaaaaaatttgagaatctaaagaaaaggaaaataaatcgataaaaaaagaaaaatatatccCTTAAAAGTTGAggtggtttttttgttttgacattTAAATGCTGATTTGGCTATATTATTTACTAACATTTAGACACATCAACatctaatttaatattttaatattaattatgtCAACTATGACCCTTAAATAAATGAACTAAAATGGTGTTTTCACCtgataaaaaaatagtgatatgGTCAATACCATGACTCAAAGAGAGCATGACAAAGTTAAATGCTAAATGCTATGCTTTGATTTTAAATACTCCTATAAATCCTCCGAGGGTTTAAGGTTTTTCCTATTTGTTCTTTCTTTCCCGGGAACCAAAATCCATAGAATCCCTTCTTAGAGCGTTTGTTATTCATTAATGAAGGTAAAGCTCTTTcctttctctcattttcaaagAACCAGATTAATAAAATATACCCATCAACTCCTAGAAACCATTAGCTCACGGCAGAGGCTAAGGACTTTCAGGTAAGAGATTGAAAGGATtgtctttgattttctttttctgttttctcAAGAACCAAGCAGAGGATAACGTTTGATAATATGAGCTGGTGAGTGGTAACCTTCTATCATCTTCCATAAGAGTCCCTTGCAGTTCTTGATCGTCAAGTGGTGGTAAGCCCTTTCCTATTTGTTATTCTCCTTAGTAATGTAgaatatttcatcaaaaaagaagaagtaatgtAGAATATGTCTACCAACTTTCTTGATTTATATTCTCCTTATAATCCCCAATATTTAACTTTGAAGAGTGCTGGTACATTCCtttattttctatcaattttccTTTAATTTCGTCCTTTGTGAAAAACCTCCCCAAGAATGGCTGAACCTATATATGCCATCTTTGAGGAGAGAGAGGAGCTCATGGTGTCACCAACTGGTGGCAATCCAACTCTGAGATTAGCCCATTTTCTTAAACCCTCTGTGTCTTCCATTGATGAACTTCCTCCACCTTTTCTCTCTGCTGAACCCACCATTTCTGAGCTTGAAAAATTGCCTCTGAAGGTTCATTTCAAAGGTTGGCGTCGTACGGATGAGAATTGGAAAATGTGGGTTGCAAGCTTGCATTCTAAGTACCAATCCATATGGAAGGAAAGTGGAATATATGAAGCAATAATGTGCTCCAAATATTCAATATGTAGACACCAAGATTTGATTCTTGGTCTTGCTGAAAAATGGTGTCCTAAGACCAACACATTCATCTTCTCTTGGGGAGAAGCCACTGTTACTTTGGAAGATATGATGGCTTTAGGGGGCTACTCTGTTTTGGGTGAGTCTGTCTTAAGCCCTCTTGTTACCAAAGAAATGGAAGAAATTCATGAGATTTTGCTTGAAGCAAACAGAAGAGTAAGTCTTAGCTTCACAGCCAGCCAGCATAAATGGTTGGAACATTTCATGGGGAGTGGTAGCAAAATTGAGCATGAAGCATTCCTCTCATATTGGTTGTCTAAGTTTGTCTTCCCATTGTGTGAGTATCGCATTGAAAGGCAAAATTTTCCAATTGCAATACTCATGGCTAGAGGAACTCAAATTGCGCTTGCACCAGCAGTCCTCTCCAGTATTTATACTGATTTGGGTTTCCTGAAAGAGAAATTAGTTGCCTCAACAAAATTGGATACTGAAGAGGTGCTTAATCTTTCTGCACCTTTTCAATTAGTCCAgctttgggcttgggagagaTTCCCAGCACTACGGCCAAGTCCCATATCCATCTCACAATGTGAGCCAAGGCCTGCTCGCTGGTCCAAACTGAAAAAAGTGAGTATTGAGAATGTGAGGTTGGCTATAGACACTGCTGAAGAAAGTTTTCAGTGGCGCCCTTATGCTATAGCAGCAAATCATAATTGGTTGTTTCCTAAATTCtatgaagaaaaagaacagTGGGTGTCAGTTGATGCTGCTTTGGACAAAGAGTTGGAGTCGTTTGCTCTATGCTTAAGAGTCTGTGAGCTTCTTGGACTACACTGCATTCAACAGTACCTCCCACACCGAGTTGCAATGCAATTTGGAATTGATCAAGATCTTCCAGGTCATGTTGCTCGATACAATATGAGCCCGGGTATTGCTTGGAGCCACTACAATAGATCAATTGGTGATTCAAAATTGTACATACCACCACGCCTTTTTGAGGCAGATGTTACCATGAGATACTTTGAGTGGTGGAAGCAATCAATGTCTGCTCAGAAAGATGCAATTAAGAATTTCGTTACCCGGCCTAGAGATTCAAGAAGAATTCCCCGAGTTTATTCTGGAAAGATGGAAAATTACAATGTCTTTGTTCCACCTGGTTCTTTTGTAGAATGTTTTAAAATGGACACTGTCAAGGAAACTAAACTCCTGGGAACTTTGAGTGAGAAAAGACTGGCTATTGATGTTAAGCCTTTGCTAGTCTCTGTATCTCAAAAAATGTCACACTCAACAGCTGATGATGGAGTTCCTAAAAAGGACTTGCTGATGATACCAGAGGCAAAGGACATCCAGAGTGAAGGTTTAATGGGTGAAGCGGAGAAAATTCTGACAGATGTAACGGTGAGAGAAGTGGAACATCCAACAAACATTGTGGTGCATGTCAAAGAAAATGATGGGAAAAGCAGTAGCTATTGCAAAACTGAGATGCCGGGATTGGAGCTTGAGGCTCGGATAAGCAGGCTTGAGAGAGCAGTTGCTGAGCTAAAAGCAGCAAGAGCTAATAACTAGTTTGAGAACAAGCCTGCCAAATTGGAATTGTAGCAGCAAAAAGCAAAGTATATAAATTGCAAAAGCttctattaaaatttaaaagttatgTATTGAGTGcctaaaaattttcttcctGAAGTACCTGACCAGGCAGTACAACAGTTATTATCTCTCTCTAACAATTATTTTAGACAACCCCCGTCTGAATACTTTGTTTCACCGAATTTGACCTGGGACTGTTATATTAGAGCTGAATGTGTCAATTGCCTGTGAAGTTTCTTGTGACTTGGTCCTGCCTGATATAAATAAGAATTGCTACAAGCTAGTGAAAATCTGAATATTTGAAAAGTGGCCTATTCTTCTGCTTTATTGCAAAGTTGACATCCTTATGTAGGGTAGTCTAACAGTGTAGAGCTCATTAGCTCTGTCATGATATTCAGGTGGAAGCTTCAACTTTTTTTGCATGTTGCTGGTGGTTAATGTTTAATCACATTTTACAGTATTACTATACATTCCGTCTGCACACACATGGTTAAAATTCCTGATATATCCACATACCCGATTGCTATATATTTAAACCAacacaacttttttcacaacttataTTGTAGTTATTAGAATTGTTAATTGTGAGCGGTAGAAAACAAGTGGGTATATACTTGTATCCatcattcacaatttttttgcaattgtgaaatttattgtgcaAAAAATTGTGTCCATAGCATTATATTAAAATGACAGTACTCTATTTATTAGACTAAACTTGTAGTAATAACATTTAATACGACACGAACTATACAACCATGAGGACTTATTCATGATTATAAGTATAACTATGCGTAAGTACACAACACATACATGAGTCCATAGCTGCAAGAAAACTGTTTTGTTTTGCAGGGTAGTCTTCTGCCCTTTCTCTAGTCTAGAAAAATATCCCATGCACTGGATGCATTATATACCACATCCTCTTGTCTATTCCAAAGACTCCAAATATGAGACTCATTCAGTGATCTATCACGAACCAACCTGACATTAACAAGCTGTTATACGAAACCCTAACCCATATATAGAGAGCTGTAACTTAGTCCATATAGTAATAATAGACCCCATACACAAGAAATAAGGTGTGCTAACTGTCAAATAATTGATCAAGAACCAATAATTGGGTTATCCTGCCCATCTCTCAACCTTTATTGTATTCCAACCAATTTGGTTTTCTTCAAACACAAAATATTGATGTCCAAGTTAACTAAAGAATGTGGtcgaataaaaaatataaagttcGATCATTGTCTACGCCAAAAACTAATTTGTGTTAATTATCACGAGCGAATGCAATAGGTTGAAATTATCTCTCAAAATAATGATGTATATGTTGCACacattaagtaaaaaaattcttacattCTCAAGTTTGAAAACATTATAAATTGGAGAACAACTCACCAAATTGAAACTAAAGTGTTCACAAAGGGAATACAAGAGAGCAGCAGTcaatttgtcttctttttttttttttttttttttccttcaattctCATCATGATGTATCTCATTttgtaactttgaacttgtctgGTCTACTCTACTATTGTACGGTGTGGCCTTGGCCTCCTTTTCCTTTTATCATATGCCCTAATaaccaacaaacaaaaatatatatttgttttctcaatttgtctttttcatttttttttggggttctGGTATTTCGTAGTGTTATATTAGTCCAAACTCAATGTAGCTTGCATTAAATGTAGGATTCGATTGAATATGGGTCAAGGGCTTATTGGCCTATagtgagggtttttttttttttttgagaaacagccTATATTGAGTTTGAACATCTTGGTCCATAATCGCTAATGCATGCGATGACCATTatccaacctttttttttttttgagaaggaggatatcaaactttattgaaaaaaattagcCGTGGTTGGTGAGAATTACAGAAATTAAGTGTGGAGGAACATCCTCCGTCCACACCAATAAACCTCTAACATATCTAGCATGTTTAGCTAGGTTATGAGCTATACTGTTGCCTGAACGACGGACATGGGAGAAAGAAACACAACTGTCTGCCCCTAACG from Castanea sativa cultivar Marrone di Chiusa Pesio chromosome 6, ASM4071231v1 includes:
- the LOC142639444 gene encoding uncharacterized protein LOC142639444, producing MAEPIYAIFEEREELMVSPTGGNPTLRLAHFLKPSVSSIDELPPPFLSAEPTISELEKLPLKVHFKGWRRTDENWKMWVASLHSKYQSIWKESGIYEAIMCSKYSICRHQDLILGLAEKWCPKTNTFIFSWGEATVTLEDMMALGGYSVLGESVLSPLVTKEMEEIHEILLEANRRVSLSFTASQHKWLEHFMGSGSKIEHEAFLSYWLSKFVFPLCEYRIERQNFPIAILMARGTQIALAPAVLSSIYTDLGFLKEKLVASTKLDTEEVLNLSAPFQLVQLWAWERFPALRPSPISISQCEPRPARWSKLKKVSIENVRLAIDTAEESFQWRPYAIAANHNWLFPKFYEEKEQWVSVDAALDKELESFALCLRVCELLGLHCIQQYLPHRVAMQFGIDQDLPGHVARYNMSPGIAWSHYNRSIGDSKLYIPPRLFEADVTMRYFEWWKQSMSAQKDAIKNFVTRPRDSRRIPRVYSGKMENYNVFVPPGSFVECFKMDTVKETKLLGTLSEKRLAIDVKPLLVSVSQKMSHSTADDGVPKKDLLMIPEAKDIQSEGLMGEAEKILTDVTVREVEHPTNIVVHVKENDGKSSSYCKTEMPGLELEARISRLERAVAELKAARANN